A single Brevundimonas sp. M20 DNA region contains:
- a CDS encoding RtcB family protein: MRDYDVIDSPGAPIKAWTRGVPIEDAALKQLKNVASLPFIHKHVAVMPDVHWGMGATVGSVIPTVGAIIPAAVGVDIGCGMMAVRTSIRAEHLPDDLSGIRSAIEAAVPHGRTDNGGRNDKGAWADEPPASAVTRWADLKAGYDAVVEKHPKAAHPRGFGHLGTLGTGNHFIELCLDEAGDVWVMLHSGSRGVGNRFGSYFIERAKHEARRWFLNLPDQDLAYFPEGSEGFIDYVRAVSWAQKYARANREVMMDSVLNVLRAFWPDLETTQEAVNCHHNYVSKERHFGKDVFLTRKGAVSAKLDELGIIPGSMGAKSFIVRGKGNAESFCTCSHGAGRAMSRTEAKRRFTVEDHVRATQGVECRKDADVIDETPMAYKDIDAVIAAQSELIEVVHTLRQVVCVKG, translated from the coding sequence ATGCGCGACTATGACGTGATCGACAGCCCGGGCGCGCCTATCAAGGCGTGGACCCGTGGCGTGCCGATCGAGGACGCCGCGCTCAAGCAGCTGAAGAACGTGGCCTCGCTGCCGTTCATCCACAAGCACGTGGCGGTCATGCCGGACGTGCACTGGGGCATGGGCGCGACGGTGGGGTCGGTGATCCCGACCGTGGGGGCCATCATCCCGGCCGCCGTGGGCGTGGACATCGGCTGCGGCATGATGGCGGTGCGGACCTCGATCCGCGCCGAGCACCTGCCGGACGACCTGTCGGGCATCCGTTCCGCCATCGAGGCGGCCGTTCCGCACGGCCGGACCGACAACGGCGGGCGCAACGACAAGGGCGCCTGGGCCGATGAGCCCCCGGCCTCGGCGGTCACCCGCTGGGCCGACCTCAAGGCCGGCTATGACGCCGTGGTGGAGAAGCACCCCAAGGCGGCGCACCCGCGTGGCTTCGGCCATCTGGGCACGCTGGGCACGGGCAACCACTTCATCGAGCTGTGCCTCGATGAGGCGGGCGACGTGTGGGTGATGCTGCACTCCGGCTCGCGGGGCGTGGGCAACCGTTTCGGTTCCTACTTCATCGAGCGGGCCAAGCATGAAGCGCGTCGCTGGTTCCTGAACCTGCCGGATCAGGATCTGGCCTACTTCCCGGAAGGATCGGAGGGCTTCATCGACTACGTCCGCGCGGTGTCCTGGGCCCAGAAGTACGCCCGGGCCAACCGCGAGGTGATGATGGACAGCGTTCTGAACGTGCTGCGCGCGTTCTGGCCGGATCTGGAGACGACGCAGGAGGCGGTGAACTGTCACCACAACTACGTCTCGAAGGAGCGCCACTTCGGCAAGGACGTGTTCCTGACCCGGAAGGGCGCGGTGTCGGCCAAGCTGGACGAACTGGGCATCATCCCCGGCTCGATGGGGGCGAAATCCTTCATCGTGCGCGGCAAGGGCAATGCGGAAAGCTTCTGCACCTGCTCGCACGGCGCCGGTCGGGCCATGAGCCGGACCGAGGCCAAGCGCCGCTTCACGGTGGAGGACCACGTCCGCGCCACCCAGGGCGTCGAGTGCCGGAAGGACGCAGACGTGATCGACGAAACGCCGATGGCCTACAAGGACATCGACGCGGTCATCGCGGCCCAGTCCGAGCTGATCGAGGTCGTGCACACCCTGCGTCAGGTGGTGTGCGTAAAGGGATGA
- a CDS encoding hemerythrin domain-containing protein — MPEVSAETLALAARHGLPVEMLYLRDAYPRERWAEPGLDQTAAFWLQMHGSFRGHQGHMDGLVSQWRAGGDIRALHRQLIPALQSFLQHLDGHHRIESGQYFPAMRKIEPKIARGIDLLDRDHGAIHHTLETLFQSGMAFHQAISANAPDAADRAARLGDAIDAGAEPLLRHLEDEEDIVIPLIQLRGFQH; from the coding sequence TTGCCTGAGGTTTCAGCGGAGACGCTGGCGCTCGCCGCCCGGCACGGCCTGCCGGTCGAGATGCTGTACCTGCGCGACGCGTACCCGCGCGAGCGCTGGGCCGAGCCGGGCCTCGACCAGACCGCCGCCTTCTGGCTCCAGATGCACGGCTCCTTCCGGGGGCATCAGGGGCATATGGACGGACTGGTCAGCCAGTGGCGCGCGGGCGGCGACATCCGCGCCCTGCACCGTCAGCTGATCCCGGCGCTCCAGTCCTTCCTCCAGCACCTCGACGGTCACCACCGCATCGAGAGCGGCCAGTATTTCCCGGCCATGCGCAAGATCGAGCCGAAGATCGCCCGTGGCATCGACCTGCTGGACCGGGACCACGGCGCCATCCACCACACGCTGGAGACCCTCTTCCAGTCCGGCATGGCCTTCCATCAGGCGATCTCGGCCAACGCTCCGGACGCCGCCGACAGGGCCGCCCGGCTGGGCGACGCCATCGACGCCGGAGCCGAGCCCCTGCTGCGCCATCTGGAGGACGAGGAAGACATCGTTATCCCCCTGATCCAGCTGCGCGGCTTCCAGCACTGA
- the mnmA gene encoding tRNA 2-thiouridine(34) synthase MnmA, with protein MSFAEDICPVPDIAPMASPQDMDAAIESARRAVGLPVGSRVVAAMSGGVDSTVVAGLLHKAGYDVVGVTLQLYDHGAALKKKGACCAGQDIHDARLAAETLGIPHYVLDYESRFRDAVIDQFADSYLRGETPVPCIRCNQTVKFRDLLDVARDLGAEAMATGHYVRRAVGADGRAQMRKAIDHSRDQSYFLFATTPEQLDYLRFPLADLEKPQVRGVALELGLRIAAKPDSQDICFVPSGDYRSLIDKLRPEGREAGEIVHMDGRTLGRHAGITDYTIGQRRGLNVAVGEPLFVTKLDPVKRHVIVGPREALLTASLTLDETNWLGDQPTIAAAAAEGAPVLARVRSTRPPSPARLKIEDGDVSVVFEKGEEGVAPGQACALYDPADTERLLGGGFITATTAVA; from the coding sequence ATGAGTTTCGCCGAGGACATCTGCCCCGTTCCCGATATCGCCCCCATGGCCTCGCCGCAGGACATGGACGCGGCGATCGAGAGCGCGCGCCGGGCCGTCGGCCTGCCCGTCGGCAGCCGCGTGGTCGCCGCCATGTCGGGCGGCGTGGACTCCACCGTCGTCGCCGGCCTGCTGCACAAGGCGGGCTATGACGTCGTCGGCGTGACCCTCCAGCTTTACGACCACGGCGCGGCGCTCAAGAAGAAGGGCGCCTGCTGCGCCGGTCAGGACATTCACGACGCCCGGCTGGCGGCCGAGACCCTCGGCATCCCGCACTATGTGCTGGACTACGAAAGCCGCTTCCGTGACGCGGTCATCGACCAGTTCGCCGACAGCTATCTGCGCGGCGAGACGCCGGTGCCCTGCATCCGCTGCAACCAGACTGTGAAGTTCCGCGACCTGCTGGACGTCGCCCGCGATCTGGGCGCCGAGGCCATGGCCACGGGCCACTACGTCCGCCGCGCCGTCGGCGCCGACGGTCGGGCGCAAATGCGCAAGGCCATCGACCACTCGCGCGACCAGTCCTACTTCCTGTTCGCCACCACGCCGGAGCAGCTGGACTACCTGCGCTTCCCGCTGGCCGATCTGGAGAAGCCGCAGGTACGCGGCGTGGCGCTTGAACTCGGCCTGCGCATCGCGGCCAAGCCGGACAGCCAGGATATCTGCTTCGTCCCCAGCGGCGACTACCGCTCGCTGATCGACAAGCTGCGCCCGGAAGGCCGCGAGGCCGGCGAGATCGTGCACATGGACGGCCGCACCCTTGGCCGGCACGCGGGCATCACCGACTACACCATCGGTCAGCGCCGGGGTCTTAACGTCGCCGTGGGCGAGCCCCTGTTCGTGACGAAGCTGGATCCGGTGAAGCGCCACGTCATCGTCGGCCCGCGCGAGGCCCTGCTGACCGCGTCCCTGACGCTGGACGAGACCAACTGGCTGGGCGACCAGCCCACCATCGCCGCGGCCGCCGCTGAAGGCGCGCCCGTGCTGGCGCGTGTTCGCTCGACCCGGCCGCCCTCCCCGGCCCGCCTTAAAATCGAGGACGGCGACGTCAGCGTGGTGTTCGAGAAGGGCGAGGAAGGCGTGGCCCCCGGTCAGGCCTGCGCCCTCTATGACCCCGCCGACACCGAACGCCTGCTGGGCGGCGGTTTCATCACCGCGACGACCGCTGTTGCCTGA
- a CDS encoding DUF1153 domain-containing protein — protein sequence MLQERRLNSRGEEYVVGPTGTPLTLRDLPPANTDRWVIRRKAEVVAAVRGGLISLEDALARYRLTAEEFIAWQKAIDKWGMQGLRTTRIQHYRG from the coding sequence ATGTTGCAAGAGCGACGCCTTAATAGTCGAGGCGAAGAATATGTGGTCGGACCGACCGGCACGCCGCTGACGCTGCGTGACCTGCCGCCGGCCAATACGGATCGCTGGGTGATCCGTCGCAAGGCCGAGGTCGTGGCTGCCGTTCGCGGGGGTTTGATCAGCCTTGAAGACGCGCTGGCCCGGTATCGCCTGACGGCGGAAGAGTTCATCGCCTGGCAGAAGGCGATCGACAAATGGGGCATGCAGGGTCTGCGGACCACGCGTATCCAGCACTATCGCGGCTGA
- the flgE gene encoding flagellar hook protein FlgE, with protein sequence MSLNSAMLAGVSGLAANSTALAAISQNIANVNTVGYKRTNAEFQTLVNSQTRAGGSYSAGGVMANARSFISQEGQLQRTTEATDLSINGQGFFVTTTQAENVGATDTRLFTRAGAFRVDNMGYLKNSAGLYLQGWPVDSNGEIATDPSDLSRLRSINIGSVGGTAEPTTRVQINANLRSTQDVSSAAAPNTYNNVQDAAVPPVGHNMSVAYKRTGTGTYEVTIKTGITSITGTATYNAAGALTGFVPSGGTNGSATATATALTITPTSGTPPVAGTAFAINFADIGMGTDGIAETKYDPTVNSMAMYNADADNPVGVKPDFKMNIPVSDSKGGQRNLEIRFLKSAEPNQWYAEIVAVPAEDVVTGAPYSNGQIKTGLIAFTPSGRLDIETMQGWPAGTGLFDDPTQASLTFLESDPSNTIDPADPLDNGKVKWADGLGIAAQTVTLDLNTSAGGLSQLNTASVVQSTVTNGTAFGNLSEITIDEGGFVTAIFDNGVMRRIAQVAVATFPSPDSLKEVSGNAYSVSLESGTFNLKAAGTGGAGTLASQQLESSTVDLSAEFTGLITTQRAYSASSKIITTADEMLAELINIKR encoded by the coding sequence ATGAGCCTGAACAGCGCCATGCTGGCCGGCGTGTCCGGCCTCGCCGCCAACTCCACCGCCCTGGCCGCGATTTCCCAGAACATCGCGAACGTGAACACCGTCGGCTACAAGCGGACGAACGCCGAGTTCCAGACGCTGGTGAACAGCCAGACCCGCGCCGGCGGCAGCTATTCCGCCGGTGGCGTGATGGCCAACGCCCGCTCGTTCATCAGTCAGGAAGGTCAGCTGCAACGCACGACCGAAGCCACCGACCTGTCGATCAACGGTCAGGGCTTCTTCGTCACCACGACCCAGGCTGAAAACGTCGGCGCCACCGACACCCGCCTGTTCACCCGCGCCGGCGCCTTCCGCGTCGACAACATGGGCTATCTGAAGAACAGCGCCGGTCTGTACCTGCAGGGCTGGCCGGTCGACTCGAACGGTGAAATCGCCACCGACCCGTCGGACCTGTCGCGTCTGCGCTCGATCAACATCGGCTCGGTCGGCGGCACCGCCGAACCGACCACCCGCGTCCAGATCAACGCCAACCTGCGCTCGACCCAGGACGTGTCGTCGGCGGCCGCCCCGAACACCTACAACAACGTCCAGGACGCCGCCGTGCCGCCGGTCGGCCACAATATGTCGGTCGCCTACAAGCGCACGGGCACGGGCACCTATGAGGTGACGATCAAGACCGGCATCACCTCGATCACCGGTACGGCGACCTACAACGCCGCCGGCGCCCTGACCGGCTTCGTGCCGTCGGGCGGGACCAACGGCTCGGCCACCGCCACGGCCACGGCCCTGACCATCACCCCGACCAGCGGCACCCCGCCGGTCGCCGGCACCGCCTTCGCCATCAACTTCGCCGACATCGGCATGGGCACGGACGGCATCGCCGAGACCAAGTACGACCCGACCGTCAACTCGATGGCCATGTACAACGCCGACGCCGACAACCCCGTCGGCGTGAAGCCCGACTTCAAGATGAACATCCCGGTTTCGGACTCCAAGGGCGGCCAGCGCAATCTGGAAATCCGCTTCCTGAAGAGCGCCGAGCCGAACCAGTGGTACGCCGAAATCGTCGCCGTTCCGGCTGAGGACGTCGTGACCGGCGCCCCCTACTCGAACGGCCAGATCAAGACCGGCCTGATCGCCTTCACCCCCTCGGGCCGTCTGGACATCGAGACGATGCAGGGCTGGCCGGCGGGCACGGGCCTGTTCGACGACCCGACCCAGGCTTCGCTGACCTTCCTGGAATCCGACCCGAGCAACACCATCGACCCGGCTGACCCGCTGGACAACGGCAAGGTCAAATGGGCGGACGGCCTGGGCATCGCCGCCCAGACGGTGACGCTGGACCTGAACACCTCGGCGGGCGGTCTGAGCCAGCTGAACACCGCCTCGGTGGTGCAATCGACCGTCACCAACGGCACGGCGTTCGGCAATCTGAGCGAAATCACCATTGATGAAGGCGGCTTCGTCACCGCCATCTTCGACAACGGCGTCATGCGCCGCATCGCCCAGGTCGCGGTCGCCACCTTCCCCAGCCCCGACAGCCTCAAGGAAGTCAGCGGCAACGCATATTCCGTCAGCCTGGAGTCCGGCACCTTCAACCTGAAGGCGGCGGGAACCGGCGGTGCGGGCACCCTGGCGTCGCAGCAGCTGGAATCCTCGACGGTCGACCTGTCGGCGGAGTTCACCGGTCTGATCACCACCCAGCGGGCCTACTCCGCCTCGTCCAAGATCATCACCACCGCCGACGAAATGCTCGCTGAACTGATCAACATCAAACGCTGA
- a CDS encoding flagellar hook assembly protein FlgD gives MVDAVTTSNAAGRINSGGATLASNFETFLTLLTTQLRNQDPLSPVDSNEFTAQLTQMAGVEQQLLTNDLLTSLLAAQSAGGLDNASNYIGKQVTAAWSATSLEDGKATWSYELGGTASDVKLQVLDGTGKVVWEGQGAEKGIGVHDFTWDGKMTGGDTAENGGVYTLKVTATNANGGKVDSQTLIRGRVTGVEMYDGAPYLVIGDSILPLSTVISLNEIREQQADNDDAENPPVPDEEVAA, from the coding sequence ATGGTTGATGCCGTCACCACCTCGAACGCCGCGGGCCGGATCAACAGCGGCGGCGCGACGCTGGCCTCGAACTTCGAGACCTTCCTGACCCTGCTGACCACACAGCTGCGCAATCAGGACCCGCTGTCACCGGTCGACTCCAACGAGTTCACCGCCCAGCTGACCCAGATGGCCGGCGTCGAGCAGCAACTGCTTACCAACGACCTGCTGACCAGTCTGCTGGCGGCCCAGTCCGCGGGCGGACTGGACAACGCCTCCAACTACATCGGCAAGCAGGTGACCGCCGCCTGGTCCGCCACCTCGCTGGAAGACGGCAAGGCCACCTGGTCCTACGAGCTGGGGGGCACGGCCTCGGACGTGAAGCTGCAGGTGCTGGACGGCACGGGCAAGGTGGTCTGGGAAGGCCAGGGCGCCGAGAAGGGCATCGGCGTGCACGACTTCACGTGGGACGGCAAGATGACCGGCGGCGACACGGCCGAAAACGGCGGCGTCTACACGCTGAAGGTCACCGCCACGAACGCCAACGGCGGCAAGGTCGACAGCCAGACCCTGATCCGCGGCCGCGTCACTGGCGTCGAGATGTACGACGGCGCGCCGTATCTGGTGATCGGCGACTCGATCCTTCCGCTTTCGACCGTGATCTCGCTCAACGAGATCCGCGAACAGCAAGCTGACAACGACGATGCGGAGAATCCGCCCGTCCCTGACGAGGAGGTGGCCGCATGA
- a CDS encoding flagellar hook-length control protein FliK, with translation MSTASALLSLIAPSAPTTSQGSATADASAFEGLLASMLGAGATGDAGKGLLSSGAASLIQTGLALTTPSPALRSLLLMSGADLSVVADEASAPLVDGESGDAAATPAPTPAVATVADTDIAPAPVDAEPVQPTADAAAPNTPVIAPVITPPVVSAPVVSAAEPAVTGETSAPTPIAAAPEAIPAAAAPSEPVAPVVTAPTSTVETVVETVPAAQPTPAQAQTPAQPIAPVATTPLPVEKSKTSTTVDTGPQVRPDVKADVPETPEIRPTEPVEPNLKGAVAQPLTQPPETVNAVFATPQRRSVGGLAYGRRDDSAMIEVARSLTEGGLEADPVAPTPETLPPAPVVLDKTTARPLVQPPVSAAVPTGAPLEDDATASIGTAETLETAETPDLTDVVLPSVPEAEGKAADTSRPVEAPNLRALADRASRTLETNAAVDTGAPSTPVTTTPQAPTTLAQAPAVNTVAAPAASAIETAVSADASDEAAVSDAPVDAASPEAPPSAQTAHTTREALGSTLSRAAIDATAQIAAQILKKLEGRSTRFEMSLTPDELGRVDVKLEIDAEGRLAARLAFDNPAAATDLKGRVDELRRQLEQQGFQLSDDALEFTQRDSGSSAFDRGQDSRQGQDGSQSRAFSAASRLNTEADIVAQPPRWQSLSLAPTGVDMKV, from the coding sequence ATGTCGACCGCATCAGCACTGCTGTCACTGATCGCGCCTTCCGCACCGACGACCTCGCAAGGGTCGGCGACGGCTGACGCGTCGGCGTTCGAGGGCCTGCTGGCTTCGATGCTGGGCGCCGGCGCGACGGGCGACGCCGGGAAGGGCCTGCTCTCGAGCGGCGCCGCGTCGCTGATCCAGACCGGCCTGGCGCTCACCACCCCGAGCCCCGCCCTGCGGTCGCTCCTTCTGATGAGCGGCGCGGATCTGTCGGTTGTTGCGGACGAGGCTTCGGCGCCCCTGGTCGACGGCGAGAGTGGCGATGCCGCCGCCACGCCCGCCCCCACCCCCGCCGTCGCGACAGTCGCCGATACCGACATCGCGCCGGCGCCTGTGGACGCCGAGCCTGTTCAGCCGACCGCTGACGCGGCCGCCCCGAACACCCCGGTCATCGCGCCGGTCATTACGCCCCCGGTTGTCTCGGCGCCTGTCGTTTCGGCGGCGGAACCGGCCGTGACTGGCGAGACCTCCGCCCCGACACCGATCGCTGCCGCTCCGGAAGCGATCCCGGCCGCCGCTGCGCCGTCGGAACCGGTCGCCCCCGTCGTCACGGCTCCGACCTCGACGGTTGAGACGGTCGTCGAAACCGTCCCCGCAGCCCAACCGACACCTGCGCAGGCCCAGACCCCGGCTCAGCCCATCGCGCCGGTCGCCACCACGCCCCTGCCTGTCGAAAAGAGCAAGACCTCCACGACCGTCGACACCGGCCCGCAGGTCCGGCCCGACGTGAAGGCCGACGTGCCCGAAACGCCTGAGATCCGCCCGACCGAACCCGTCGAGCCGAACCTCAAGGGCGCAGTGGCTCAACCGCTGACGCAACCGCCCGAGACCGTGAACGCCGTCTTCGCCACCCCGCAACGGCGGTCTGTCGGCGGCCTGGCCTACGGCCGCCGGGACGACAGCGCCATGATCGAGGTCGCCCGCTCGCTGACCGAAGGCGGATTGGAAGCCGATCCTGTGGCTCCGACGCCGGAGACCCTGCCGCCGGCGCCGGTGGTCCTGGACAAGACAACCGCCCGGCCGCTGGTGCAGCCGCCGGTCTCCGCCGCCGTCCCCACGGGCGCGCCGCTCGAGGATGACGCCACCGCCTCCATCGGAACCGCTGAAACGCTCGAGACCGCTGAGACGCCGGATCTGACCGACGTCGTCCTGCCGTCGGTCCCGGAAGCCGAAGGCAAGGCCGCCGATACGTCGCGCCCGGTTGAGGCGCCGAACCTGCGCGCCCTGGCGGATCGCGCGTCGCGGACGCTCGAGACCAACGCCGCCGTGGACACCGGCGCCCCCTCGACCCCGGTGACGACGACGCCGCAGGCCCCGACCACCCTGGCCCAGGCTCCCGCCGTGAACACCGTCGCTGCGCCCGCCGCATCCGCGATTGAGACCGCCGTGAGCGCCGACGCCTCCGACGAGGCCGCCGTCTCCGACGCGCCGGTCGATGCGGCCAGCCCGGAAGCGCCGCCGTCGGCCCAGACCGCCCACACCACCCGCGAGGCGCTGGGTTCGACCCTGTCGCGCGCCGCGATCGACGCCACCGCCCAGATCGCCGCCCAGATCCTGAAAAAGCTGGAAGGTCGCTCGACCCGCTTCGAGATGTCCCTGACCCCGGACGAGCTGGGCCGCGTGGACGTGAAGCTGGAGATCGACGCCGAAGGCCGTCTGGCCGCCCGTCTGGCCTTCGATAACCCCGCCGCCGCGACCGACCTGAAGGGCCGTGTCGACGAGCTGCGCCGTCAGCTGGAGCAGCAGGGCTTCCAGCTGTCGGATGACGCCCTTGAGTTCACCCAGCGCGACAGCGGCTCCAGCGCCTTTGATCGCGGACAGGACAGCCGACAGGGCCAGGACGGGAGCCAATCCCGCGCCTTCTCCGCCGCCTCGCGCCTGAACACCGAAGCCGACATCGTCGCCCAGCCTCCCCGCTGGCAGTCGCTGTCCCTCGCGCCCACGGGCGTGGATATGAAGGTCTGA
- the flgK gene encoding flagellar hook-associated protein FlgK — translation MSVTSILNNANTGLIAAQTQLRVVSDNVANVNTPGYVRKVADQVSLSSQGVGSGVEVTRIRLATDRFLQAASFNAGAEAARQGVKYELYDRIQSLFGDPGGTTGFFSQVDGVFSAFASSAEDPTSSPRRQDALFKTQALFDEAARIATQIQAVREDADGRIQSAVEKANDLLGQIEALNVEISRAKVVNADASGAETAQAALVSQLAELMDIKVTARSIGGISIRTGNGASLAGEGAATLSYQRAGTVTGQTAFNDIWINEPGGSKMSLLDSVNSGEIKGLVELRDVEAPAASARLAELITHVADELNRAHNANASVPAPNRLDGRNVGQSLESAIAGFTGQTTIAVTNSAGVIQQRVDIVFSGATMTVNGVAADPTTFLATLNTQLGGAATAQFVDGKLSIVASNSANGIAIADDATTPSNKAGRGFSHYFGLNDLISTDRPALYDTGLTLASPHGFTAGETMTFRFSSETGSRIRDIEVAVPPGGTVGDLLNALNSPSTGVGAYGAFSLAADGSLSFSAFNSSAPKMTVLNDNTVQIPSGVSASEMFGIGAGVRASRADGFSLRTDIRQNPSKLALAQLNLAAAAGTPALSSGDGRGALLLADAGERSANFQAAGGSSGGSISVSRYASELAGEIGGKATAAKNTKESSAALYSEATARRSAYEGVNLDEELVLMTTYQQAFNASARLIQAARDMYDTLLGMV, via the coding sequence ATGTCGGTGACCAGCATCCTGAACAACGCCAATACCGGCCTGATCGCGGCGCAGACTCAATTGCGCGTCGTCTCGGACAACGTCGCGAACGTCAACACGCCCGGCTATGTCCGCAAGGTCGCCGATCAGGTGTCGCTGTCCAGCCAGGGTGTCGGCAGCGGCGTTGAAGTCACGCGCATCCGGCTGGCCACCGACCGCTTTCTTCAGGCCGCCAGCTTCAACGCCGGCGCCGAGGCGGCCCGTCAGGGCGTGAAGTACGAGCTGTATGATCGCATCCAGTCGCTGTTCGGCGATCCGGGCGGCACGACCGGTTTCTTCTCGCAGGTGGACGGCGTCTTCTCCGCCTTCGCCTCCAGCGCCGAGGACCCGACGTCCTCGCCCCGTCGTCAGGACGCCCTGTTCAAGACACAGGCGCTGTTCGACGAAGCCGCGCGGATCGCCACCCAGATTCAGGCTGTGCGCGAGGACGCCGACGGGCGCATCCAGAGCGCGGTTGAAAAGGCCAACGACCTGCTGGGCCAGATCGAGGCTCTGAACGTCGAGATTTCGCGGGCCAAGGTCGTCAACGCCGATGCCTCCGGAGCCGAGACGGCGCAGGCGGCTCTGGTCAGTCAGCTGGCCGAGCTGATGGACATCAAGGTCACGGCGCGCAGCATCGGCGGCATCTCGATCCGCACCGGCAACGGCGCCTCGCTGGCGGGGGAGGGCGCGGCGACGCTGTCCTACCAACGCGCGGGCACGGTGACCGGCCAGACCGCCTTCAACGACATCTGGATCAATGAGCCGGGCGGCTCGAAAATGTCGCTGCTCGACAGCGTAAACTCGGGCGAGATCAAGGGGCTGGTCGAGCTGCGCGATGTCGAGGCGCCCGCCGCCTCCGCCCGTCTGGCGGAACTGATCACCCATGTCGCCGACGAGCTGAACCGCGCCCACAACGCCAACGCCTCGGTGCCGGCGCCGAACCGGTTGGACGGTCGCAATGTCGGACAGTCGCTCGAGAGCGCCATAGCGGGCTTCACCGGCCAGACCACCATCGCGGTGACCAACAGCGCGGGCGTAATCCAGCAGCGGGTCGACATCGTCTTCAGCGGCGCGACGATGACGGTGAACGGCGTCGCCGCCGACCCGACCACCTTCCTGGCGACGCTGAACACCCAGCTGGGCGGGGCGGCCACGGCGCAGTTCGTGGATGGCAAGCTGTCGATCGTGGCAAGCAACAGCGCCAACGGCATCGCCATCGCCGATGACGCGACGACACCGTCGAACAAGGCGGGGCGCGGCTTCTCCCACTACTTCGGCCTGAACGACCTGATCTCGACGGATCGTCCGGCGCTGTATGACACCGGCCTGACCCTGGCCTCGCCGCACGGCTTCACCGCCGGCGAGACCATGACGTTCCGCTTCAGCAGCGAGACCGGCTCGCGGATCCGGGACATCGAGGTGGCGGTGCCGCCGGGCGGGACGGTGGGCGATCTGCTGAACGCCCTGAACAGTCCATCGACCGGGGTAGGAGCCTACGGCGCCTTCTCGCTGGCCGCGGACGGTTCGCTGAGCTTCAGCGCCTTCAACAGCTCCGCGCCGAAGATGACGGTGTTGAACGACAACACGGTCCAGATCCCGTCCGGCGTGTCCGCCAGCGAGATGTTCGGTATCGGCGCCGGGGTTCGCGCCTCGCGGGCGGACGGCTTCTCGCTGCGAACGGACATCCGTCAGAACCCGTCGAAGCTGGCGCTGGCCCAACTGAACCTTGCCGCCGCGGCAGGCACGCCGGCGCTCAGTTCCGGTGACGGTCGCGGCGCCCTGCTGCTGGCGGACGCCGGTGAGCGCAGCGCCAATTTTCAGGCTGCGGGCGGTTCGTCCGGCGGCTCCATTTCGGTCTCGCGCTACGCGTCCGAACTGGCCGGCGAGATCGGCGGCAAGGCGACGGCGGCGAAGAATACCAAGGAATCCTCCGCCGCGCTCTACAGCGAGGCGACCGCCCGCCGCAGCGCCTATGAGGGCGTCAATCTGGATGAGGAGCTGGTGCTGATGACCACCTACCAGCAGGCCTTCAACGCCTCGGCCCGCCTCATTCAGGCGGCCAGGGATATGTACGATACGCTTCTGGGGATGGTCTGA
- a CDS encoding flagellin — translation MNRVATFGNYQSALLDLMSAQTRAAEAQERVSTQKNATDLTGFGRQSETLTALKGAQSRLQGFLDTSDAVTARLTTQDLALTQISDGVEAARATIGNALASDSATSLMLELEGQFQTIRGGLNMRHQGGYLFAGTQVNTQPVDVTNLTELAAAPSVASIFNNDSLKTASRVAEGTTLETGFLANDVGTDVMEVLRDIQNYSTGPNGPLTGKLNETQKAFLAAQLTRLETAGQGVIDKGATTGSLANQVENITKGHKAQIESLSELVSNRTDADMAKAVTDLQLSQIAIEASAQVINQLRQVSLLNFLS, via the coding sequence ATGAACCGCGTCGCGACCTTCGGTAACTACCAGTCGGCCCTGCTCGACCTCATGTCCGCCCAGACCCGGGCGGCGGAGGCGCAGGAACGGGTATCCACCCAGAAGAACGCCACCGACCTGACCGGCTTCGGCCGCCAGTCCGAGACCCTGACCGCCCTGAAGGGCGCGCAGAGCCGGCTGCAGGGCTTTCTGGATACGTCCGATGCGGTCACCGCGCGGCTGACCACCCAGGATCTGGCGCTGACCCAGATCAGCGACGGGGTCGAGGCCGCGCGCGCGACCATCGGCAACGCCTTGGCCTCGGACTCGGCGACCTCGCTGATGCTGGAGCTGGAAGGCCAGTTCCAGACCATCCGCGGCGGCCTGAATATGCGCCATCAGGGCGGCTATCTGTTCGCGGGCACGCAGGTGAACACCCAGCCGGTGGACGTCACCAACCTGACTGAACTGGCCGCGGCGCCCAGCGTCGCCTCCATCTTCAACAACGACAGCCTGAAGACGGCCAGCCGCGTCGCCGAGGGTACGACGCTGGAGACGGGCTTCCTCGCCAATGACGTCGGTACGGATGTGATGGAGGTCCTGCGGGACATCCAGAACTACAGCACGGGCCCCAACGGTCCCCTGACCGGCAAGCTGAACGAGACGCAGAAGGCCTTTCTGGCGGCCCAGCTGACCCGGCTGGAAACGGCGGGGCAGGGGGTGATCGACAAGGGCGCCACGACCGGCTCGCTGGCCAATCAGGTCGAGAACATCACCAAGGGGCACAAGGCCCAGATCGAGTCATTGTCGGAGCTGGTCTCGAACCGCACCGACGCGGACATGGCCAAGGCGGTGACGGACCTTCAGCTGTCCCAGATCGCCATCGAGGCCTCGGCGCAGGTGATCAACCAGCTCAGACAGGTCTCGCTGCTCAACTTCCTGAGTTAA